The genome window CCTAATTTAACCTGTGTAATACCACATACAAGTTAGCTTGTTATTAAACGTGCATTGTTATTGAAACACAGTAATGTAAAAGTGGTAGAGGAGGAGCAGCGTCTCCGTCAGGAAAGTGATCGCGTTAGCAGCCTGGCTAATTTAGCTCTGTATACGTACCGTTTCTTGGATGAAATTAGGAATAACTTGGAGGTGAATCGACGACAGACGGTTTGGTTTCACGGATCGCAGATATGCCAGGTCGATGTTCATGAGCAGAGAGACGCGGTGACAAAGGAAAGCGCCATCTAACTtctgccctctctctctccgtgcCACTGTTTTCCCTCTCGCCTCCTTCTGCTCTACTTATTGATGCTAGAGAACACTGCGCATGCCCAGTACCGTAATTACCCTACACTCAAGAATAGCCGCACCCTGGAAAAACACATTCAGGATTTCATGCACCACTTTGTATTTATTGTGGTCTTGACAGCAGTGTTAAAGTGTTAAGTAAATTGGGAAATAATAGCAAAGAACTACTTAGCTTTCTCTTGGTTGGCGTTTTGGTTGGAGTGTGAACAGAACAGTGTCTTCCAGACTGGAAGGAGGCGCTGTGGTCTCTTTGTCTGCCAActccaccacagaagaagaacagtcttattttaattttattctGTGCAGAGCAGAATCCGGAGTCGCATCATCAGCAGCAGCCTGTGAAGGGAGAAAGATAAAAAAGGAGTAATCATGCCGATGTTCACAGTGAACACCAACGTGGCTAAAAGCGATGTACCGGCGGCTTTGCTCTCCGAGGCCACCGAGCAGCTGGCCAAAGCTATGGGCAAACCTCCACAGGTAAAGTAGACCTTAATCCTGCACAATATCCTGATGTTCAATGAAACTGAGGGGCTATGTGCCTTTATTCTTTCCTATATGTATTACCTTGGTAAATGTAACTTCTCTGCTTTGTGCAATATGACCAAAAACAGGCAGCTAAAATAAGGGATATACTTCCTGCACAAGTAGGTTATGTAAACACAGTAGGCCTATTGACTGTTTGGTCGATGATTGATCAGAGGCGTCAGTTCACTAAACCCACAAGTTAAAAGCAAGTATCTATAATTTCAAGCAAACTGATGCTATATACTACATatatttttctattttaaacGGTCAACAAATATTTAATACACAATcttaagattttttttaacgGTTTTGTTTTTGGTCACTTTTCAAAAACATTCTTCGGTATTGAGTTGCAGTGTAGTTATTTGGATTCACAACTCCAACATTTCCAAAATCCTTCATTTATATCTTTAGCTTAATATTGAATATATGCTGAAACTACAATAGAGTTTGACGTTCAAATAGGTTAAGAACCAGACACTCTGACAACAGTTATGATTGATCCACATTCACCCAATGTAAGCTAACCTCAGTTGTGTGCCTCTTTCTTGCATATACCAGTACATTGCTGTGCATATCAACCCTGACCAAATGATGATGTTTGGAGGAAAGGGCGACCCCTGTGCACTCTGCTCCCTTCACAGTATTGGCAAGATCAGCGGTGCTCAGAACAAGCAATACTCTAAACTCCTGTGTGGACTGCTCAACAAACACCTGGAAATCTCTCCTGACAGGTAGGATACAAACAGCAACCAGTACATATACTGCAATAATGTGAGAAGCAAAGGTGACAGAAACATATAAAGCTCAATGTTGTGCCTCCTTGTCTCCACCCTCCTCCGTCCTCCTGCCTGTGAGTCGGAATTAGAAGTATGTTCAGCAACTCTGATCGATAACAGGTCAATCGTTTTTGCGTACTTGCGTGACACATCTGTACAATTTGTAAATATATGAGTGGTCATGAACACTGAGATAATTAAATACAGCGGTATAAACAATGAACAGTTCAATCGGATTTGCATCAGGTTCTATTTTATTCACGTTTGTTAAAAATTAAGTCTCATTGATCTCTCATTTTGTTGAATGCACGTTGCCTCGACAcctctctctttgtgtctctttctTTCCGGATCTGCTTGCATCTCAGGTGGGAGGAACTAAGACATGAGGCGAGGAGGCATAAAAGAAGGAAACAATAATGTACAAACTGAGAAATAAGAGGAGACGGACATACATAGAGAAATACTAGTGTAACGCGCATACCTTGCTTACTGTTAATGTCTTATCTTAATATCCGATTTTTCTTTGTGTCTATTTCAGGATTTACATTAACTTTACAGATATGGACGCAGCCAATGTGGCCTGGAACAACAATACCTTTGCCTGAAAAGGTGGTCAACACACTGAAATAAAAGATAATTCCAGTATTTTCCCGTACGAGCAGAGTTACATTTGACAACATGAATAGTCAAAGACACAGGTGGTAATTTAGAGGTGACTATACTGTATGACTAATTTGAAGAGGACTTAGCTGGACTTTTTTGCTGATTATTTTCCATTAatatgcaataaaacaaccctgtAGAACCTAAATAATTCTGTATTTTCCTTGAGTGTCTAGCCTGACAACATCGCCGTACATTTTACAAGATCCctgtttttttattagattCAAACACCCATTGAACCTTACAGAACTGCAGATTAATGAAAATGCAGACCAAAACAATATTAGACACCTAAATGTGAAGCAGCTAAATGGAATTTGTTCATGAATCAtttcttttggttatttagACGTGTACTTTCCCTTAGCCTATTTAGCCTGACAGATATTTGTGGCATCGGGCATGACTACCTCTCTGAGCTTCTGAACGATCTGAAAAAAGACAAAGTCCTCCTTTTCGCCTCAAAGAAAAAATCTTAATGAGCTGTCAATTCTTCATGCTGACGTTGACATAATGGGTGTAATTTCTTTTAGCTAAATCCTAACTATTAAAAACGATAAATCAATATATTTAATCCCTTGGTAGTGCCTGTTTTGCTATAAAAATGTCCTTTTCATGTTAGAAGCCATTTAATTAGGTCACTGCCATGTCACAGCAGACAAATGGTAAAAGCTGTGACATCCATATTAATCTTTAGGTGGCAcccctgttttagagttttgAGCACATGCCGATATGGCCAGCCTGAAAGGCATCTTAATATGCAGGGTGTGGAAGAGTTCGGCAATCCTGACTGCTGGCATACAGTCACTTCTCTGTGTTCTGTTTTGTAATGACATGGTGAATTCCCTAATCCAAGACTTTTAATTAAATCTTAGTGTCGTTAATTGAAATTTGATGGATAGCCAGAAATCTCTTTTTTCAGTGTCAAAAAGTACAAATCACCAAGTATGCCTTTTTACTATAAGAGGCAGTTCATCCACTTTCCTTCTAAGTATTCTTATATTGTACATGTTGTTTTAATTTGGTGTATGTGCAGGACTGGGGGAGTAAGTTAGTTaccgttttttattttttagttacttacactattttttctgtgtttctgttttattgtgttgcactgttggaggagcctgtgacctaagattttcatcgacataactacactgtagctatgtacgtatgacaaataaaagccttgaaccttgaactaGTTACATGTAAAAGAGTTAGGGTATTacattaaaaatgtaatgtagTTTTAATCAGTTACAATGAAAAAATAATACGtagtataatataataataataataattaaatcaCAATAACTCAATTAAAGTAGGCCTACacgtatctcaaaattgtactgtaTCGTTTTTAAGTAAATCTACTTACTTCCCAATGTTGTGGATTCTACAACTCATCAGACTTCGTGGGCTCTCCGTTTTATAACAATTATGGCCAGCTTTTCCCCTCAGTGTTGTCCAGGCCTTGTTGGTCCGTGTAACCAAACTGGGCAGACAGTGACACGGTATGTGCTTTAGAAGAACAACGAGAACATATagtcaggggtgtccaaactacaaATACGGCGCTCAGCTAATTCAAAATGTATAatgaaatatggcccacaaatgaaacttgtgcttgtcaTATATTGTACTTCTAAAAATGCATATGTAAAATATATTAGGCAagacaagtttatttatatagcacctttcaacacaaggcaattaaaAGTGctgtacaaaaatgaaagacattaagaaaatggcatttaaaaacatcaagataataaaataaacatcaaaagacaaaaaaaaaagattagacagtattcatgtgttaataagcccatttttcaaatacatttattaaattaaagttgaaaacattttcaaacaAATCATAGTTTACAAccaaaaaaagcccaataacttaattacataacaagcttgaaatatagccttcatatttcctctttttataagcaatctgagcttctgttttaaggaatgagctgctaacataataaatgaaaccctatggagagctgGGATGTATAGGCTGTAAAGCATTTTCAAGTATCAAACATAATTGACCTACATTTTAatgattttgctaacttataacttaacTGATAAGGCAATCAACCTCATGTGAGTGGCACAGCCTTTCGTAtatgtttctgtatgtggccctcggtgaagaaagtttggacacccctgatctatgtGAATGATCCAAAACCGGTTTTTAATTTATTACGTTTTATCCTACCCTTTATTCATATTCTTCTTAATTATACTTACTTGCATGTCTTGTATCTATGATGGTATATGAGGGCCATCGTAGGTAAAGAATAAAACTTCAAAAGAGGAAAACCTTGGCTTTTCTTTGAGATGAAAGCGGTTCATTTACATAAGAAAACAACTTGAATATTGTCTGTGATTATATCATAAAGTCATACTTTTGCAAGAAATGTTTTAGAAATTATTTGTCAAATTTTACAATGAAACAAAAATAGCGAAACATTTTGTTAATAAATCAAATTGTGAACAGGGAAAGCCACACGTTTGCAAAGGGATGTGACAGAATGGAAATGTGCATATGTGCATTTTTCCATGTGTTTCTGATGAAACTTAAAATATCACCTAAACTAAATTAGCATTatgttttcttttgaaaaaaaaaacatttcctgCCTAGATGCTTATGGCAATTCTGGTGTGTGTTTCCCCATTTATTGCAAAGTTTAATTTAAATACATCATCCACTGTGGGCATTATATACATCAAggtgctttgagcatctggaaaagcgctataataaatgtaaggaattattattattattaaggtgATGTACTTTGCAATTTGAGGCAATGAAGTTCCTTGAAAAACTAACAAAAAACAGTGGTTTTCCAATAATTGTTGTTcagttttaaaacattttttatttaatttttataaATGTAGCCCCACTCCTGCTCCAAtattattcatattttaaacttGCAAAGACCTCAATACACCCTCTAATGATCAGATATTACGAACGCATTTCTTATAGCTTAGCTTATAGCTTTCTTTTAACTTTTATGTGTGTTTAACTCATATATTTATTCTCCTCAGATATGTGTCATGGCTGTTGCCATGATCCGTTACTGCAGATAAAATCCAGGGGGAACTAACTGCAAATGGAAAAGGATCGGTCTAATCACTGGAGCATTTCTACTTCCTTTATCCCCTCTAGAGTAATGAAGGGCTATGATTTTATTTTGCTAAAAATGCCTCGTTATTAAAGATATCAGATATTGTGAAATCAAAACGACTGAATGACataacaaatacatttttattacatttaaatCTATCTAATAGATGCCGCACCTGAATAAGCTGTTTCCTAAGAACAAAAAAAGCTTCACATACTGCCTACTTTatcaaaaatactttaaatATCATCAGTCACTACTGTACCACATGGCCAGGTGATGAGGAATCACATAATACTGTGATACTGAAACAAAGGCTGGCATGCAGAACACAGGACACACTATTGTAATTGTGTTGCCATGATGCAGCTTGTGAAATAGCAACAGGAGTTATGCATTATTTCTATGTATGTTGTGTGGTGATCAATTTAAAAATAACGTATAAGGTAtttcggtaccactttacaataagactacccttataaagggtttacgaatagtttgtaattaatttat of Pseudochaenichthys georgianus chromosome 10, fPseGeo1.2, whole genome shotgun sequence contains these proteins:
- the mif gene encoding macrophage migration inhibitory factor; translation: MPMFTVNTNVAKSDVPAALLSEATEQLAKAMGKPPQYIAVHINPDQMMMFGGKGDPCALCSLHSIGKISGAQNKQYSKLLCGLLNKHLEISPDRIYINFTDMDAANVAWNNNTFA